In Phlebotomus papatasi isolate M1 chromosome 1, Ppap_2.1, whole genome shotgun sequence, the following proteins share a genomic window:
- the LOC129798259 gene encoding integumentary mucin C.1-like: MQCTVISVFVLGALGVVMGENLDAQYDGQPGCLIRYEFDHRYWPNNFDRHAYWECQEWGVGAVRHECPPNMSFQASELKCVPDSDWQKTPYSEPPTRPGYTSHDQCEPFTPCPTTESTTTTPYTTTTTTTTPCTTTTTTPCTTTTTTEPAPYPTDTTPPCTTTSPKPCTTCPTDPTRPPPTPEPFPVDGECPGAAQHQYEAGPHSCEPPPCTAEQWLKGTLLPTRDPTKFFQCGPGVGNLFIMPCAPGTCFSFDHQVCVHNYDWKNPCTNK; encoded by the exons ATGCAGTGTACAGTGATCTCAGTTTTTGTGCTAGGTGCCTTGGGGGTTGTGATGGGAGAAAATTTGGATGCCCAATACGATGGACAACCAGGATGCCTCATCCGCTACGAATTTGACCACCGTTACTGGCCTAACAACTTCGATCGCCATGCGTATTGGGAGTGTCAAGAGTGGGGTGTAGGTGCTGTGAGACACGAATGTCCACCTAATATGAGTTTCCAAGCTTCTGAGCTAAAATGTGTCCCAGACAGCGACTGGCAGAAAACTCCATATAGTGAACCACCCACTAGGCCTGGATATACATCACACGATCAATGTGAACCATTCACACCTTGCCCTACAACTGAATCCACGACAACAACACCTTACACAACTACAACCACAACCACAACACCTTGCACGACCACAACTACGACACCGTGCACAACTACAACCACAACGGAACCAGCGCCTTATCCCACTGATACC aCACCACCATGCACAACGACATCACCAAAGCCCTGTACGACATGTCCTACTGATCCCACGAGACCACCACCAACGCCAGAACCCTTTCCAGTTGATGGTGAATGCCCAGGAGCAGCACAACATCAATATGAAGCTGGACCACACAGCTGTGAACCACCTCCATGCACTGCGGAGCAATGGCTGAAAGGTACACTTCTTCCCACAAGAGATCCTacaaaattcttccaatgtgGTCCAGGCGTAGGTAATCTGTTTATAATGCCATGTGCACCGGGCACCTGCTTCAGCTTTGATCATCAAGTTTGTGTTCATAATTATGACTGGAAAAATCCATGCAccaataagtaa